The following proteins are co-located in the Pseudomonas antarctica genome:
- the pqqA gene encoding pyrroloquinoline quinone precursor peptide PqqA, which translates to MTWSKPAYTDLRIGFEVTMYFASR; encoded by the coding sequence ATGACTTGGTCCAAACCTGCTTACACTGATCTGCGTATCGGTTTTGAAGTCACCATGTACTTCGCCAGCCGCTGA